The DNA segment TCGGCCGCGAAGAGATCGCGGCGAGCGGCGTGGAGCTTGCGGCTGAAGGCGGCGTTGATCTTGTCGCACCAGATGACGGCTTCGCGGTTGGCGTGGTCGAAGTCGTGGAACTTGCGCCCAACGAGGAAGTTGTTCTGCACGAAGTCGAACAGGCCCTCGACCACGGCGGAGCGGTTGGCGTCGCCCTTCTCGTGGGCGCGGAACTCGAAGCCGCGCGCTTCACCGAAGGATGCCATCTCGGGCACGGGAACCATGTCTTCGCCGGTGCCGCGCAGCACGATGACGCTGCTGTTGTCGACCATGCAGATGGGGCAGGTGCCGCCCACGTAGTCGAAGGAGTCGTCGAGGAAGACCTTGCACTCGAACCGCGTGAACTGCGGGTACAGCTGGACGTAGGCCAGCCGCGAGTAGGCGAGCGCGAGCCCCGCGATCTGCACGGCCCTCTCGCGCCCGCCGATGTCAGCGAAGTGGGGAGACGTGTCGTGCTGCATCTCCTTGCCTGGCTGATGGTCGTAGCGTCCCGCAGGCTTCTTTGGCTCGTGCCCGATGCCGTGACGGCGACAGTACGCGGTCAGGGTCGGGTACGAGAGCTGTGCGCCCTGGGCCGCAAGCTCCTCGTGAACGCGCACGAGGTTGCCCTTGCACTCGTGGACCAGCTGGACGAGCTCGTCGTGGTACGGCTCGGCTTTCTCGCTGCGGTCGAGGGCTGGGACATCGGTCGCTCCCGATGCGATGACCCGCCGAACCGCGTTGCGTGAGATGCCGAGCATGCGAGCGATGACGCGTTTGCCATGACCCGCTTGTTGCAGGGTGAGGATGGTGGATCGAGTCGTCTCATCCAACATCGGGAACCTCCTTCTCGATGGTGCTGACCAAGTGCTCGACGTCGCGGCGCGCGCCAGCAGCAGTCCGCCGCAAGCGCGCCTGCTCCGGCGGCAACAGCTGCTGAACGACCCCACCCCGGACTCGAGTCAGCGCGCGCCGGGCGATGCCACCCACGGCGCCGACGTCTCGCTCGAGCTCTTGCGCCGGGTCGTCGGGCTTGCCGCCGCGTGGCTCGCTGGCACGCAGAAGCAGCTCCGGGTGCAGCAGCAACTGCTCGCGGCTCGTCTCGCTGCCGCGTGCAAACGCAGCGCACAAGAGCGCCGTCTGCCGCGTGCTCGGGCGGAGCGGGGCGAGGGCCTGGGCCAGGGCGATGGCGCCCGCGCGGTTGGCGCGCGCCAAAGGCAACAGGTGTTTCATGGCGGCGTGCGGGGACAGCTTTCCGTCGCGCACCAGCTGCTGGATTGCTTCGGGCAGCGTCGCGGCCAGGCCGAGCCGGCGACTCACCCAGCTCGGGCTGCGACCGAAGCGGCGGGCCAGATCTTCGAGCGACAGCTCGAATCGCTCCTGGAGCTCGCGCACCAGCCATGCCTGCTCGAGCGCGCTCTCCCCCTCGGCCGCGCGCATCAGCCGCCCGAGCAGCAGCGCCTCCGGCTCGGGCAGGTCCCAGCAGGTGGCGCGGACCAGATCCTGGCCGAGCTTGTGGAGCCCTCGGACCCGCTTGTAGCCGTCGACCAGGATGTAGCGGCCGGCGTCTGTCGCCGCGATCACGACTACCGGCAGCTGCTGGCCGTCGCGAGCCAGGGACGCCACAACCCGGCTGTCGCGCTCGCGGCTCGTCGTCCGCAGCGCCTCGTACCGGCGGTCCAGCTGGTGGAGCTCGAGGTCCATGGCCACCGCGACGGTCGCAAATCCTCAGCCCGTGGTCCGTCTCCTCTCGTATCTCGCCGCCGCCGTCACAGACCCAGCTCCCGAAGCTCCGTCATGCTCGCCTCGAGCTCTGCGAACGCCGTGATGGTGGAGCGCACCGCCGCCACCGCGCGCCTGAGCTTTTCCCCCGCGAGAACGCCGGTTTGTGCGCTGCCAACGGCCCGATCGAGCAACTGCTCGGCCTGCGAGACCAGGCCACGGAGCCTGCCCAGCAGGGCCCCGCCCATCACCGTCGTCTTCTCTCGTATCTCGCGCAAGCGCTGGCCCCAGCGCCATCGCCGCTGGTAGTCCCGCTGCTGTCGGCGGAACGGGACCACCACGTCCTGGTAGTGCTCGGCCGTCATCTCCTTGTTATTGGCGCGCCACTCGCGGCACTGCTTCGCGTGCCGGCCTCGCTGGCACTCGGGCGCGCCACAGGTGACCTGGCGCTCACGAACTCTTGGGTCTGGAACGAACTCGCCGCTACACTGCACGCAGCGGCAGGCGGTTGTTGAATTCATCCGGGCATGGTGTCCGGCCATCATCTCCTGCCGCTACTTTCCATCCCGACCACGGGCTCGGCCGCGGAGGCGAGAGCGGACAAGCTCCGACGATCTGCGGCACCCCGACCGCTCCGGCGCAACGGCTGCCCCACGCCACAAAGCTCTCGCCTCCGTGGCGAGCACCGCGCCGCTCATCGCGCTCCGCGCGCCACGCCGTTACCGCGGCGCGGCCCAGCTCAGCGTCACCCGCAAGGGTGGGTCACTTCTGACGAGCGGAGGCGGGTCAATTCTGCCGAGCGCCTAAGTGCGGCACTCGCCCGCGTCTGTTGCGCCTTGCCGACTGCCGACTTGACGCTCGGCGTTCGCGGGTGAACGTGGTCCCGTTATGCAGACGCTGCCTGAGGCGACCCATGCCGATCTTCGAGCTTAGCCTGAGCAACCCGATCCTCTGGGAGCTTTCTGAAGCGTCCGCCGACCGGTCACCACCCCTCGAGCACGCCCACGGCATGGCGGTATTGAATCCTTTGCGGTTCTCCGGCGGGTCGAGACACACCGACAACTTGATGGCCTGGAGAGCGGGCAGCCGAACCCTCTGCGCATCGTCGACGTTGCTGTACAGCATGCCGGCCGACCCTGAAAACGCCGGATTCGAAGTCGTCATCGGCTTTCTGAGACGGCTTCGGGTTCGGTTCACCCAGGCGCTTCTCTCTCCGCGCAGTATCATTTGCGTAGCGCGAGGAATTGAGGTCGCACCGCTGCGCGTGCTGTTTGAACCGACCACGGCTCATCTTGGACCGACCTTTTCGAGACACTTCGCGCACTTCGGGATGCTCGATCAGCTGGATGCGCTTCGTCTCGACGACGATGACGTTGCGGCAGAGTTGTTGGTCGATGCGATCTCCGCCCTCGAGTACTCCGACTTCAGACGCGCGATCATCTTCTCTGCTATCGCGGCCGAGGCAGCCGCCAGCGCGAGCGTCGAACGTCTGCATGCGCAGGCGCTCGCCGAGGACCCTCCTCCATTTCACTACGTCGAGGCAATTGCCGGCGGCGTGCGAAAACGCATCGATCCTATCTTCAACCTCATTTGGAGTGAAGCGCGCGGCAACTACCTGCGGCGTGCACTGCATGAGGCCCGCTTGCACATCAGGAAGCCGTCGCTGCTTGTCGAGAACGAAGCACTGTACCAAGCACTCCGGCGAGTTGCGACAACGCGGAACGACCTCGTTCATCGCGGCATTCCAGAGCAGGGCGAAGCACGAGTGACAGTGGACAAGGCAGGAGCGGTGCAGGCCATCTCTGCTGCACACGAGTTGCTGCAGTGGCTGGGGGTGCCGGTCGGACCTTGGGAGCCAGACGTGGACATGCTCGCGGCGGACGAGATGGGGCACGTTGTTCAGGATTCTTCGGAATAGCAGCCTTGCCACGGCGCAGCTTCCACGATGCGCTGCATAACTCACGCCCTGAGGCGGACCGCAAGCCCTACTGAGCTTGCTGCACCGCAAACGCGAGCAGGGGGGAGCCACGCTTTTGGAGTGCGGTCAGGTAGCGTGATTCGTCGTAGCGGGTTCGGTCGAGCCAGCAGCGGTGAATGATTCGGATCCATTTGAAAGCGAGGAGCGGACTGCGGCGTTGTGTGACGAGCCCTTGGCGCGCTGCTTCTCGTAGAAGGCCTTGGCCCAAAACGAGCGCGGAATGGTCTGCTCGGTCCACTCGACGAAGGTTTGGCGGAGGAACTTGGTGCAGGCGTAGCGCCAATGGACCAGCTCTTGTTCCCGCTGCGCTCGGTGACCGGCGCGATGCCCATGCACTTCTGGACGGCAGCGGCGGTGGGGAACCGCTCGCGACGCTCGCCGAAGGCAGTCAGCAGTCGAGGAGCCAGCGCAGGACCGGCTCCAGGGAGCGAGTCGAAGAGCTCGAAGTCGGGCAGCGACTGGGCCAAGGTCGCGATCTGACGTCGAACTGCTCGATGGCGGCGCAGACGGCACGGAGCTGCGGCAGAAGGAGCTGGACCATGAACCGAGCGGGCTCGATGGCACCAGCGTCGGTCGTGAGCGGCCGTTCGCTGTGGAGCTCTTCGAGGCGGCGGTCGATGACGGCCTTCTGTCGAACGTTGTGGCCGTGGAAGAACGCGACCACGGTCTCGCGGCGAGCTCTCTGGGCGTCCTGGAGGGTCGGCCAGCGCTCGATGAAGTCGATGAACACGTCGGTCCACTTGTCGCGAAACCAGCCCAGAACCTGCGGGTAATAGGCCTTGAGTGCAGCCGTGATGCGGTTGGTGATGCACCCGGTCCTCGACGAAGGCGCGGCGTTCGGCGACGAGAGACGGCG comes from the Myxococcales bacterium genome and includes:
- a CDS encoding ParB N-terminal domain-containing protein, whose product is MDLELHQLDRRYEALRTTSRERDSRVVASLARDGQQLPVVVIAATDAGRYILVDGYKRVRGLHKLGQDLVRATCWDLPEPEALLLGRLMRAAEGESALEQAWLVRELQERFELSLEDLARRFGRSPSWVSRRLGLAATLPEAIQQLVRDGKLSPHAAMKHLLPLARANRAGAIALAQALAPLRPSTRQTALLCAAFARGSETSREQLLLHPELLLRASEPRGGKPDDPAQELERDVGAVGGIARRALTRVRGGVVQQLLPPEQARLRRTAAGARRDVEHLVSTIEKEVPDVG
- a CDS encoding transposase; translated protein: MLDETTRSTILTLQQAGHGKRVIARMLGISRNAVRRVIASGATDVPALDRSEKAEPYHDELVQLVHECKGNLVRVHEELAAQGAQLSYPTLTAYCRRHGIGHEPKKPAGRYDHQPGKEMQHDTSPHFADIGGRERAVQIAGLALAYSRLAYVQLYPQFTRFECKVFLDDSFDYVGGTCPICMVDNSSVIVLRGTGEDMVPVPEMASFGEARGFEFRAHEKGDANRSAVVEGLFDFVQNNFLVGRKFHDFDHANREAVIWCDKINAAFSRKLHAARRDLFAAESHLLVPLPAWRSPVYRIHTRLVDLESYVNVHTFRYEVPARYIGHQLEVRETKTEIQLFDGPRVVATHPRRVDGPKRVRLPEPERAEHRQRRDEQLVAEERQLHAELPELATWITELHRRAP